One Clavelina lepadiformis chromosome 1, kaClaLepa1.1, whole genome shotgun sequence genomic region harbors:
- the LOC143449585 gene encoding integrin alpha-1-like: MAVSQNFSMYAGYNFVASIEDNNELRVVAGAPRYAKGSSQISGANGAIFECLVTQENLSGKPADSNHVNCSIAVDDSMLKIGDNQKRKTDGLGMTLIKQNGTNDHYLHDGSGGGAVDLTLENAQLGLSGHYSQEGALYLGAVGANGWRGTIVKYDSVDDPTADVFDANQVNSTLLNKTADSYLGYAITSGFFNGGTVEYVAAGAPKHYSHGTVLLHESKPAISSFQGAQTLRPFYCNDCSARYQSIGSYFGGALLSADFNNDGKDDLLVSAPLYSLTSYDEGKVFVYISQPSNTVEKWSNGTYHPMEINGNKRGGRFGTTMASAGDLNDDGFIDVAIAAPCAESNQGEVYIYHGANDGLNPDVKQIISASSFTGLRLQYFGLSLQGDIDVDGNLYPDLLVGAPMSDAIVLFRTRPVASLNGRVHFNSSAFDSFECFANPNKECLKLRACFTVDGKSVEDSVDVDYNLTVDANLQRVELRQNVNSSVSGYSVLKQRTTLLRGVEACDTFIMYPKKQLVNTSVPISAVMTYGLPEVQCPNSLSSITAPDANHFASDATMFTNYCGDDGICEYDLQVDARVTLPLFSVNKNNGTVSDITDGGSILVISSDTASKPVIVKVNLTNAGEHAFSPKATIAYSSVLSFVKIEASSASNSQGSCVTDNQPGPRNDTVNSRILSFGFSNYPSNVFPKMEWCYFEYQLSQANLRNIGDRGSVRVTVLTDTSSSALSNDKNPTDNSFEKDISIKYRADIRTVNTNFENIIQYNFTEENRTIYTVQEIGFETSDVKISYEVQGLGYSNVPSSTLMLRYPSYLTSNHPLLYLYQLECTSLDGNVGCTCDKSLVNKYNLSLVRNTRNGSSIFDQVNLNPIESTVLDCSQTSQTSHLCENFTCVVENLGAQDKVEMTATFRLWTSSLRLSNLSEIGFRSEFSVSTINSPLILDDTAKSSAYQSYQSLTTAKLYVEEVIPEAVDQSWIYIAAGGGAFALLIVIMIILYKNGFFKNKYEDLQQDLQWQEANAINESDVFSNDDKRSCEE; the protein is encoded by the exons ATGGCGGTCTCGCAAAACTTCTCCATGTACGCTGGATATAACTTTGTCGCAAGCATTGAAGATAATAATGAATTGAG AGTCGTTGCCGGGGCGCCGCGATACGCGAAGGGCTCAAGTCAAATTTCTGGAGCAAATGGCGCAATATTCGAGTGCCTTGTGACGCAAGAGAACCTTTCTG GTAAACCAGCAGATTCAAACCATGTCAATTGTTCTATCGCGGTGGACGACTCCATGTTGAAGATTGGCGATAACCAAAAACGAAAAACCGATGGACTGGGAATGACTTTGATAAAGCAAAATGGAACCAACGACCACTACTTG CATGACGGTTCAGGTGGTGGCGCAGTAGATCTTACTTTGGAAAACGCACAACTTGGACTATCCGGTCACTATTCCCAG GAGGGCGCTTTATATCTTGGTGCTGTCGGAGCAAACGGTTGGAGAGGGACGATCGTAAAATACGATTCAGTCGACGACCCCACTGCCGATGTGTTTGATGCCAACCAAGTTAACTCTACACTCTTGAACAAAACAGCTGATTCCTATTTAG GTTATGCCATCACCAGCGGCTTTTTCAACGGTGGAACTGTGGAATACGTGGCAGCTGGAGCTCCAAAGCACTACAGCCATGGAACT GTGCTTTTACATGAATCCAAGCCAGCCATCAGCTCGTTCCAGGGTGCACAAACCTTGCGACCTTTTTACTGTAATGATTGCTCTGCCAGATATCAAAGCATAGGAAGTTACTTTGGCGGAGCATTGTTGTCCGCTGACTTCAACAATGATGGAAAAGATGACTTGCTGGTCAGTGCACCACTTTATTCGTTGACTAGCTACGACGAAGGAAAGGTTTTCGTTTACATCTCACAACCAAGCAACACCGTGGAAAAATGG TCCAACGGCACATACCACCCCATGGAAATTAACGGCAATAAAAGGGGAGGTCGATTTGGAACGACCATGGCATCTGCAGGCGACTTGAACGACGATGGCTTTATTGACGTTGCCATAGCGGCACCTTGTGCAGAATCGAACCAGGGTGAAGTGTACATTTACCATGGAGCAAACGATGGTCTTAATCCAGATGTGAAACAA ATTATTTCAGCCTCTTCGTTCACTGGTCTTAGGCTTCAATATTTTGGTCTTTCTCTTCAAGGCGACATAGACGTGGATGGAAATTTGTATCCTGACCTATTGGTCGGGGCACCCATGTCCGACGCGATAGTTCTATTCAG AACGCGCCCCGTTGCTTCTCTAAATGGAAGAGTCCATTTTAATTCCTCAGCTTTCGACTCATTTGAATGTTTCGCAAATCCAAACAAAGAATGTCTGAAACTCAGAGCGTGTTTTACTGTGGATGGAAAATCGGTGGAAGATTCAGTTG ATGTAGACTACAACTTGACAGTGGATGCAAATTTGCAACGTGTTGAATTACGGCAAAATGTAAATTCTTCAGTATCTGGATATTCTGTTTTAAAGCAAAGAACTACTTTGCTAAGAGGCGTGGAAGCGTGTGATACATTTATAATGTATCCCAAG aaacaaTTGGTCAACACTTCAGTTCCGATTTCAGCTGTGATGACTTACGGACTGCCAGAGGTTCAATGCCCAAATTCTCTTTCGTCTATAACCGCACC AGACGCAAACCATTTCGCTTCTGATGCGACCATGTTCACGAACTATTGCGGTGATGACGGGATTTGCGAATATGATCTACAAGTAGACGCTCGTGTAACGCTGCCACTATTCAGTGTTAACAA AAACAACGGTACTGTCAGTGATATCACGGACGGTGGATCCATCTTAGTGATTTCCTCCGATACAGCAAGCAAACCTGTTATTGTCAAAGTTAACCTCACTAACGCAGGAGAACACGCATTTAGCCCAAAAGCGACGATTGCATATTCTTCTGTTTTAAGTTTCGTAAAG ATCGAAGCATCAAGTGCCAGCAACTCTCAAGGAAGCTGCGTGACTGACAACCAGCCTGGTCCGAGAAACGACACTGTAAACAGCAGAATTTTGTCATTTGGATTCAGCAACTATCCTTCAAACGTTTTTCCGAAAATGGAATGG tGCTATTTCGAATACCAGTTATCGCAAGcaaatttaagaaatattGGCGACAGGGGAAGCGTCAGGGTCACAGTACTAACTGACACGTC gtCTTCTGCACTCTCTAACGATAAGAATCCAACAGATAACAGCTTCGAAAAAGATATCTCCATAAAATATAGAGCTGACATCCGGACCGTAAA tacaaactttgaaaacattaTCCAGTATAATTTTACTGAAGAAAACAGGACAATTTACACAGTTCAGGAAATTGGTTTCGAAACGTCCGATGTCAAGATCTCCTATGAG GTTCAAGGCTTGGGGTATTCTAACGTTCCAAGTTCAACATTAATGCTTCGTTATCCCAGTTATCTCACATCGAATCATCCGCTTTTATATTTGTACCAACTTGAGTGCACATCACTTGAT GGAAATGTTGGCTGCACGTGTGACAAGTCATTAGTCAACAAATacaacctctcattggttaggAACACAAGAAATGGATCTAGTATTTTTGACCAAGTCAACCTCAACCCCATAGAGTCGACAGTTTTG GATTGCAGTCAGACGTCACAGACTTCACACCTGTGCGAAAATTTCACCTGTGTCGTCGAAAACTTGGGAGCTCAAGATAAAGTGGAAATGACAGCCACTTTTCGTCTTTGGACGTCTTCGCTGCGGCTCTCG AATCTAAGTGAAATTGGTTTTCGGTCAGAATTCTCTGTCAGCACCATAAACTCTCCTCTTATTCTTGACGATACGGCCAAAAGTTCGGCCTATCAAAGTTACCAA agctTGACCACGGCAAAATTATATGTCGAAGAAGTCATACCTGAAGCAGTTGATCAGTCGTGGATTTACATTGCTGCAGGCGGAGGAGCATTTGCTCTGCTAATTGTGATTATGATAATTTTGTACAag AAtggttttttcaaaaacaaatacgAAGATTTGCAACAAGACCTTCAATGGCAGGAAGCGAATGCAATAAATGAAAGCGATGTATTTTCGAACGACGACAAACGTTCATGTGAAGAATGA
- the LOC143444152 gene encoding venom phosphodiesterase 2-like gives MSNTIPVAILVLVISLVVNASTGKAETEKYLCKGECDVSRERCNCTASCIDDKTCCSDYEETCRGQRAWADEDCATPSKDQCQKFDIPPLILFSIDGFKAEYIYREETPNIWKLASCGVHAPYMRSAYPTSTFPNHYTIATGLYPENHGIVENSMYDHDKDEEFYLGSPNTFHPFWWQGEPIWVTTSNQGKISACYFWPGSDVNITRYPDYYYKYDGSVPNEERMYQALEWLDLPADKRPNFMTLYLSNVDHAGHVGGPDSEEVDHELVVADQMVSILMNGLKLRGIENCVNIIILADHGMTPQSCERLNYIDQYGVNMDLVNFYGGAFGRVGKSRKKNLWPQYNPMAIKKQLQCTREESHWQAFLKYEYLPKRMHYANHERIEDVHLLMDDEWLVGGKFNTTTFCDGGMHGFDNEYRSMHALFTAHGPGFKQKYNTTEPFENIEVYNLMADLLNLTAAPNNGTVGSLYHVMSNPKELEKESSGSDEALCIIPDLNLTAVDNLGCTYCAGLSEEKANSRLVIDFDQQLTYRDFHMPYGPPAIFGHDDNMAWFCVFAQEDYTFAFEFEKRTPRFASFTLMDKERDLIKLEKCSRPDLRIYWANQTACTSYNETVLQGFLYPSELSTGDAKQDAVITTNTVPMYAPALKIWEYMTRVLAGWATSYGGINVLFGTIYDYDYDGHADSYPVILEKGKFVDSTPMPTHFFLVVTRCVDYSNEKKKITDCMTSPTDIEVISFIIPNYAEEPCHTNEQSEFDWIPGTLDEHVARIRDVEMLAGISLFPTWTRSDNQEDNLFALGVKVRLPQFTSEWLQDFLTIEPPTPGKGSVFNPSTVLLLGSAWICTFFNIINF, from the exons ATGAgcaatacaataccagttgcCATTCTTGTGCTGGTGATATCGTTGGTTGTGAATGCTTCTACGGGCAAAGCCGAAACAG AAAAGTATCTGTGCAAGGGAGAGTGTGATGTCAGTAGAGAGAGATGCAATTGCACAGCCTCTTGCATCGATGACAAAACTTGCTGTTCCGACTACGAAGAAACCTGCCGCG GTCAGCGTGCCTGGGCGGATGAAGATTGCGCAACACCTTCAAAGGATCAATGCCAAAA GTTTGACATTCCTCCTTTGATTCTGTTTTCCATTGATGGATTTAAAGCCGAATATATTTACCGAGAAGAAACACCAAATATTTGGAAATTAG CATCTTGTGGTGTGCATGCTCCTTACATGCGATCGGCTTATCCAACCAGCACTTTTCCTAACCACTACACCATAGCCACC GGCTTGTATCCTGAAAACCACGGAATAGTGGAAAACTCGATGTATGATCACGATAAAGATGAGGAGTTTTATCTCGGGTCACCAAACACGTTCCATCCGTTTTGGTGGCAAGGAGAACCG ATCTGGGTCACCACAAGTAATCAAGGCAAAATAAGTGCTTGTTATTTCTGGCCTGGATCGGATGTCAACATCACCAGGTATCCGGACtattattataaatatgaCGGAAGTGTTCCGAACGAGGAGAGGATGTACCAAGCACTCGAATGGCTTGATCTTCCTGCTGACAAACG acCGAATTTCATGACTTTGTACTTGAGCAATGTGGACCACGCTGGTCATGTTGGGGGACCCGACTCTGAGGAAGTTGACCACGAGCTGGTTGTAGCCGATCAAATGGTCAGTATATTAATGAACGGACTAAAACTGAGAGGAATTGAAAACTGCGTCAACATCATTATATTGGCAGATCACG GAATGACACCTCAAAGTTGTGAGAGATTGAACTATATAGACCAGTACGGGGTTAACATGGATTTAGTCAATTTTTATGGAGGTGCTTTCGGGCGTGTAGGGAAGAGTAGAAAGAAAAACTTGTGGCCACAATATAACCCGATGGCCATCAAAAAGCAGTTGCAATGCACTCGAGAGGAATCACATTGGCAG GCTTTCCTTAAATACGAGTATTTACCAAAGCGTATGCATTACGCTAATCATGAACGAATTGAAGATGTCCATTTGTTGATGGATGACGAGTGGCTTGTTGGAGG AAAGTTCAACACCACTACCTTCTGTGATGGTGGTATGCACGGTTTTGACAATGAATATAGGAGCATGCAT GCGTTATTTACTGCTCACGGTCCTGGCTTCAAACAGAAATACAACACCACAGAACCGTTTGAAAACATAGAAGTTTATAATTTAATGGCTG ATTTACTCAATCTCACCGCTGCTCCCAACAATGGCACAGTCGGATCATTATATCACGTGATGTCCAACCCGAAGGAATTAGAAAAAGAATCAAGCGGATCAGATGAGGCTCTTTGTATAATCCCTGATCTCAACTTGACTGCTGTGGACAATCTGGGATGTACATATTGTGCC GGACTATCCGAAGAAAAAGCAAACTCGAGACTCGTCATTGACTTCGATCAGC AGCTCACATATAGGGATTTTCACATGCCTTATGGTCCCCCGGCCATATTTGGTCATGATGATAATATGGCCTGGTTCTGCGTATTTGCTCAAGAAGATTATACGTTTGCTTTTGAGTTTGAAAAAAGAACTCCTCGATTTGCTTCTTTTACCTTAATGGATAAG gAGCGCGATTTGATCAAACTCGAAAAGTGCAGTCGTCCAGATTTGCGCATCTATTGGGCCAACCAAACAGCCTGTACTTCGTACAATGAAACAGTCTTACAAGGGTTCCTTTACCCATCAG AACTTTCTACGGGAGATGCCAAACAAGATGCCGTAATAACTACCAATACAGTCCCGATGTACGCCCCTGCTTTAAAGA TCTGGGAGTACATGACACGAGTACTGGCAGGCTGGGCGACATCGTACGGCGGAATCAATGTTCTTTTTGGAACAATATACGACTATGACTATGACGGTCACGCGGACTCTTACCCTGTTATTTTAGA GAAAGGAAAATTTGTTGATAGTACACCAATGCCCACACATTTCTTTCTGGTGGTAACGAGATGTGTAGATTATTCAAACGAAAAGAAGAAGATTACAGACTGCATGACGTCGCCTACAGACATAGAAGTTATTAGCTTCATTATACCAAATTACGCGGAAGAGCCTTGCCATACG AACGAGCAATCAGAATTTGATTGGATTCCTGGAACTCTAGATGAGCACGTCGCTCGCATCCGGGATGTGGAAATGTTGGCAGGAATTTCATTGTTTCCGACGTGGACGCGCTCCGACAACCAGGAAGATAATTTGTTTGCATTAGGTGTCAAGGTTCGGCTTCCACAATTCACAAGCGAGTGGCTTCAAGATTTCCTCACTATCGAGCCCCCGACTCCTGGAAAAGGTTCTGTTTTTAACCCATCTACAGTCTTACTGCTCGGTTCTGCTTGGATTTGTACTTTCTTTAACATTATTAACTTTTGA